In Chelonoidis abingdonii isolate Lonesome George chromosome 22, CheloAbing_2.0, whole genome shotgun sequence, one genomic interval encodes:
- the ABCB9 gene encoding ABC-type oligopeptide transporter ABCB9 isoform X3, translating to MKMRVWKAVACTLAFTSVDVLVTTLLYVHSRSGKDIVQDLKHFNVFNSMLDVWGTCLYRSCLLLGAAIGVARNSTYGPKRLKASQTFITLVCLLAGIYALVKLLLYSEVRKTIRDPWFWSLFAWTYVSLAATFCLWQLLSSVTSSREALGVSSESRAEAEEICDPSPVTVQEKREEMSGATIHKLLSYTKPDALFLGIATFFLLVAALGETFLPYYTGLAIDGIVIQKSMDQFSTAVVIMLLLAIGSSFAAGIRGGVFTLIFARLNIRLRDCLFKSLVAQETSFFDENRTGDIISRLTSDTTIMSDLVSQNINIFLRNVVKATGVIVFMFNLSWQLSLVTFMGFPIIMLVSDLYGKYYKKLSKEVQNALAKANNTAEETISAMKTVRSFASEDMEANVYWEKLQQVYKLNKKEALAYTYYVWSSGLTLLVVQASILYYGGHLVISGQMTSGNLISFIIYEFVLGDCMESVGSVYSGLMQGVGAAEKVFEFIDRKPTMVNDGTLAPDHVEGKVEFRNVTFSYATRSATQVLQNVSFTLYPGKVTALVGPSGSGKSSCVNILENFYPLQDGQVLLDGQPVNMYDHKYLHSVISLVSQEPVLFARSIEENISYGLTSVSFESVVQAAQKANAHAFITELQDGYNTEAGEKGAQLSGGQKQRVAIARALIRAPPILILDEATSALDAESEHTLPHVIPRAVCILA from the exons ATGAAGATGAGAGTCTGGAAGGCTGTGGCTTGCACTCTGGCGTTCACCAGCGTGGACGTGCTGGTGACCACGCTGCTGTACGTGCACAGCCGTAGCGGCAAGGACATTGTCCAGGATCTGAAGCACTTCAATGTCTTTAATTCCATGTTGGACGTGTGGGGGACATGTCTGTACAGGAGCTGCTTGCTTCTCGGCGCTGCCATTGGGGTTGCCAGGAACTCAACCTATGGCCCCAAGCGCCTGAAAGCATCCCAGACCTTCATCACCTTGGTCTGCCTGTTAGCCGGCATTTACGCCCTGGTCAAACTGCTGCTCTACTCGGAGGTCAGGAAGACTATTAGGGACCCCTGGTTTTGGAGTTTGTTTGCATGGACGTATGTGTCGCTGGCTGCAACTTTCTGCCTGTGGCAGCTGCTGTCTTCCGTCACATCCTCCAGAGAAGCCTTGGGGGTCAGTTCAGAGTCCAGGGCGGAAGCAGAGGAGATATGTGACCCCAGCCCTGTTACTGTGCAGGAAAAGAGGGAAGAGATGTCAGGAGCCACTATCCATAAGCTGCTGTCTTACACCAAACCAGATGCTCTCTTCCTCGGAATAGCCACTTTCTTCCTTCTGGTTGCTGCTTTAG GAGAAACATTCCTTCCTTATTACACTGGCTTGGCGATTGATGGAATAGTCATCCAAAAAAGCATGGATCAGTTTTCCACCGCAGTGGTGATTATGTTGCTTCTTGCTATAGGAAG CTCATTTGCCGCAGGTATCCGGGGTGGCGTTTTTACGCTCATATTTGCCAGGCTGAATATTCGACTCCGCGACTGCCTCTTCAAGTCACTGGTCGCTCAGGAGACAAGTTTCTTTGATGAGAATCGCACAG GGGACATCATCTCCCGGCTGACCTCGGACACAACGATCATGAGCGACCTAGTTTCCCAGAACATTAACATCTTCCTGCGCAACGTGGTGAAGGCGACGGGCGTGATCGTCTTCATGTTCAACCTGTCCTGGCAGCTCTCTCTGGTGACCTTCATGGGCTTCCCCATCATCATGCTGGTGTCTGACCTCTACGGGAAATATTACAAG AAGCTCTCCAAGGAGGTTCAGAATGCTTTGGCGAAGGCCAACAACACAGCAGAAGAAACCATTTCGGCCATGAAGACTGTGCGCAGCTTTGCAAGTGAGGACATGGAAGCAAATGTCTATTGGGAGAAACTGCAGCAAGTGTACAAACTGAACAAAAAGGAAGCTCTGGCCTATACGTACTATGTGTGGTCCAGTGGG CTGACTCTTCTTGTAGTGCAAGCCAGTATCCTTTACTATGGTGGCCATCTAGTGATCTCTGGGCAAATGACCAGCGGAAACCTGatatcttttattatttatgaatTTGTCTTGGGAGATTGCATGGAG TCTGTTGGTTCCGTCTACAGCGGATTAATGCAGGGAGTAGGAGCTGCTGAGAAAGTGTTTGAGTTTATAGATCGCAAGCCGACGATGGTGAACGATGGAACCCTGGCCCCAGACCATGTGGAGGGTAAAGTGGAGTTCAGAAATGTTACTTTTTCCTATGCTACCCGGTCTGCAACACAAGTCCTACAG AATGTGTCTTTCACCCTCTATCCTGGCAAAGTGACGGCGCTTGTGGGTCCGTCGGGCAGTGGAAAGAGCTCCTGCGTCAATATTCTGGAGAATTTCTACCCTCTTCAAGATGGGCAGGTCCTGCTGGACGGGCAGCCTGTTAACATGTATGATCACAAGTACCTGCACTCAGTG ATCTCTTTGGTGAGCCAAGAGCCAGTGTTGTTTGCTCGATCTATTGAGGAAAATATTTCGTACGGGTTAACTTCAGTCTCGTTTGAGTCAGTTGTCCAAGCTGCTCAGAAGGCCAATGCACATGCATTTATCACAGAGTTGCAAGATGGCTACAATACAG
- the ABCB9 gene encoding ABC-type oligopeptide transporter ABCB9 isoform X5, whose translation MKMRVWKAVACTLAFTSVDVLVTTLLYVHSRSGKDIVQDLKHFNVFNSMLDVWGTCLYRSCLLLGAAIGVARNSTYGPKRLKASQTFITLVCLLAGIYALVKLLLYSEVRKTIRDPWFWSLFAWTYVSLAATFCLWQLLSSVTSSREALGVSSESRAEAEEICDPSPVTVQEKREEMSGATIHKLLSYTKPDALFLGIATFFLLVAALGETFLPYYTGLAIDGIVIQKSMDQFSTAVVIMLLLAIGSSFAAGIRGGVFTLIFARLNIRLRDCLFKSLVAQETSFFDENRTGDIISRLTSDTTIMSDLVSQNINIFLRNVVKATGVIVFMFNLSWQLSLVTFMGFPIIMLVSDLYGKYYKKLSKEVQNALAKANNTAEETISAMKTVRSFASEDMEANVYWEKLQQVYKLNKKEALAYTYYVWSSGLTLLVVQASILYYGGHLVISGQMTSGNLISFIIYEFVLGDCMESVGSVYSGLMQGVGAAEKVFEFIDRKPTMVNDGTLAPDHVEGKVEFRNVTFSYATRSATQVLQNVSFTLYPGKVTALVGPSGSGKSSCVNILENFYPLQDGQVLLDGQPVNMYDHKYLHSVISLVSQEPVLFARSIEENISYGLTSVSFESVVQAAQKANAHAFITELQDGYNTDSSERPRTE comes from the exons ATGAAGATGAGAGTCTGGAAGGCTGTGGCTTGCACTCTGGCGTTCACCAGCGTGGACGTGCTGGTGACCACGCTGCTGTACGTGCACAGCCGTAGCGGCAAGGACATTGTCCAGGATCTGAAGCACTTCAATGTCTTTAATTCCATGTTGGACGTGTGGGGGACATGTCTGTACAGGAGCTGCTTGCTTCTCGGCGCTGCCATTGGGGTTGCCAGGAACTCAACCTATGGCCCCAAGCGCCTGAAAGCATCCCAGACCTTCATCACCTTGGTCTGCCTGTTAGCCGGCATTTACGCCCTGGTCAAACTGCTGCTCTACTCGGAGGTCAGGAAGACTATTAGGGACCCCTGGTTTTGGAGTTTGTTTGCATGGACGTATGTGTCGCTGGCTGCAACTTTCTGCCTGTGGCAGCTGCTGTCTTCCGTCACATCCTCCAGAGAAGCCTTGGGGGTCAGTTCAGAGTCCAGGGCGGAAGCAGAGGAGATATGTGACCCCAGCCCTGTTACTGTGCAGGAAAAGAGGGAAGAGATGTCAGGAGCCACTATCCATAAGCTGCTGTCTTACACCAAACCAGATGCTCTCTTCCTCGGAATAGCCACTTTCTTCCTTCTGGTTGCTGCTTTAG GAGAAACATTCCTTCCTTATTACACTGGCTTGGCGATTGATGGAATAGTCATCCAAAAAAGCATGGATCAGTTTTCCACCGCAGTGGTGATTATGTTGCTTCTTGCTATAGGAAG CTCATTTGCCGCAGGTATCCGGGGTGGCGTTTTTACGCTCATATTTGCCAGGCTGAATATTCGACTCCGCGACTGCCTCTTCAAGTCACTGGTCGCTCAGGAGACAAGTTTCTTTGATGAGAATCGCACAG GGGACATCATCTCCCGGCTGACCTCGGACACAACGATCATGAGCGACCTAGTTTCCCAGAACATTAACATCTTCCTGCGCAACGTGGTGAAGGCGACGGGCGTGATCGTCTTCATGTTCAACCTGTCCTGGCAGCTCTCTCTGGTGACCTTCATGGGCTTCCCCATCATCATGCTGGTGTCTGACCTCTACGGGAAATATTACAAG AAGCTCTCCAAGGAGGTTCAGAATGCTTTGGCGAAGGCCAACAACACAGCAGAAGAAACCATTTCGGCCATGAAGACTGTGCGCAGCTTTGCAAGTGAGGACATGGAAGCAAATGTCTATTGGGAGAAACTGCAGCAAGTGTACAAACTGAACAAAAAGGAAGCTCTGGCCTATACGTACTATGTGTGGTCCAGTGGG CTGACTCTTCTTGTAGTGCAAGCCAGTATCCTTTACTATGGTGGCCATCTAGTGATCTCTGGGCAAATGACCAGCGGAAACCTGatatcttttattatttatgaatTTGTCTTGGGAGATTGCATGGAG TCTGTTGGTTCCGTCTACAGCGGATTAATGCAGGGAGTAGGAGCTGCTGAGAAAGTGTTTGAGTTTATAGATCGCAAGCCGACGATGGTGAACGATGGAACCCTGGCCCCAGACCATGTGGAGGGTAAAGTGGAGTTCAGAAATGTTACTTTTTCCTATGCTACCCGGTCTGCAACACAAGTCCTACAG AATGTGTCTTTCACCCTCTATCCTGGCAAAGTGACGGCGCTTGTGGGTCCGTCGGGCAGTGGAAAGAGCTCCTGCGTCAATATTCTGGAGAATTTCTACCCTCTTCAAGATGGGCAGGTCCTGCTGGACGGGCAGCCTGTTAACATGTATGATCACAAGTACCTGCACTCAGTG ATCTCTTTGGTGAGCCAAGAGCCAGTGTTGTTTGCTCGATCTATTGAGGAAAATATTTCGTACGGGTTAACTTCAGTCTCGTTTGAGTCAGTTGTCCAAGCTGCTCAGAAGGCCAATGCACATGCATTTATCACAGAGTTGCAAGATGGCTACAATACAG ACTCCTcggagaggccaaggactgaatga
- the ABCB9 gene encoding ABC-type oligopeptide transporter ABCB9 isoform X6: MKMRVWKAVACTLAFTSVDVLVTTLLYVHSRSGKDIVQDLKHFNVFNSMLDVWGTCLYRSCLLLGAAIGVARNSTYGPKRLKASQTFITLVCLLAGIYALVKLLLYSEVRKTIRDPWFWSLFAWTYVSLAATFCLWQLLSSVTSSREALGVSSESRAEAEEICDPSPVTVQEKREEMSGATIHKLLSYTKPDALFLGIATFFLLVAALGETFLPYYTGLAIDGIVIQKSMDQFSTAVVIMLLLAIGSSFAAGIRGGVFTLIFARLNIRLRDCLFKSLVAQETSFFDENRTGDIISRLTSDTTIMSDLVSQNINIFLRNVVKATGVIVFMFNLSWQLSLVTFMGFPIIMLVSDLYGKYYKKLSKEVQNALAKANNTAEETISAMKTVRSFASEDMEANVYWEKLQQVYKLNKKEALAYTYYVWSSGLTLLVVQASILYYGGHLVISGQMTSGNLISFIIYEFVLGDCMESVGSVYSGLMQGVGAAEKVFEFIDRKPTMVNDGTLAPDHVEGKVEFRNVTFSYATRSATQVLQNVSFTLYPGKVTALVGPSGSGKSSCVNILENFYPLQDGQVLLDGQPVNMYDHKYLHSVISLVSQEPVLFARSIEENISYGLTSVSFESVVQAAQKANAHAFITELQDGYNTDSASNLW; this comes from the exons ATGAAGATGAGAGTCTGGAAGGCTGTGGCTTGCACTCTGGCGTTCACCAGCGTGGACGTGCTGGTGACCACGCTGCTGTACGTGCACAGCCGTAGCGGCAAGGACATTGTCCAGGATCTGAAGCACTTCAATGTCTTTAATTCCATGTTGGACGTGTGGGGGACATGTCTGTACAGGAGCTGCTTGCTTCTCGGCGCTGCCATTGGGGTTGCCAGGAACTCAACCTATGGCCCCAAGCGCCTGAAAGCATCCCAGACCTTCATCACCTTGGTCTGCCTGTTAGCCGGCATTTACGCCCTGGTCAAACTGCTGCTCTACTCGGAGGTCAGGAAGACTATTAGGGACCCCTGGTTTTGGAGTTTGTTTGCATGGACGTATGTGTCGCTGGCTGCAACTTTCTGCCTGTGGCAGCTGCTGTCTTCCGTCACATCCTCCAGAGAAGCCTTGGGGGTCAGTTCAGAGTCCAGGGCGGAAGCAGAGGAGATATGTGACCCCAGCCCTGTTACTGTGCAGGAAAAGAGGGAAGAGATGTCAGGAGCCACTATCCATAAGCTGCTGTCTTACACCAAACCAGATGCTCTCTTCCTCGGAATAGCCACTTTCTTCCTTCTGGTTGCTGCTTTAG GAGAAACATTCCTTCCTTATTACACTGGCTTGGCGATTGATGGAATAGTCATCCAAAAAAGCATGGATCAGTTTTCCACCGCAGTGGTGATTATGTTGCTTCTTGCTATAGGAAG CTCATTTGCCGCAGGTATCCGGGGTGGCGTTTTTACGCTCATATTTGCCAGGCTGAATATTCGACTCCGCGACTGCCTCTTCAAGTCACTGGTCGCTCAGGAGACAAGTTTCTTTGATGAGAATCGCACAG GGGACATCATCTCCCGGCTGACCTCGGACACAACGATCATGAGCGACCTAGTTTCCCAGAACATTAACATCTTCCTGCGCAACGTGGTGAAGGCGACGGGCGTGATCGTCTTCATGTTCAACCTGTCCTGGCAGCTCTCTCTGGTGACCTTCATGGGCTTCCCCATCATCATGCTGGTGTCTGACCTCTACGGGAAATATTACAAG AAGCTCTCCAAGGAGGTTCAGAATGCTTTGGCGAAGGCCAACAACACAGCAGAAGAAACCATTTCGGCCATGAAGACTGTGCGCAGCTTTGCAAGTGAGGACATGGAAGCAAATGTCTATTGGGAGAAACTGCAGCAAGTGTACAAACTGAACAAAAAGGAAGCTCTGGCCTATACGTACTATGTGTGGTCCAGTGGG CTGACTCTTCTTGTAGTGCAAGCCAGTATCCTTTACTATGGTGGCCATCTAGTGATCTCTGGGCAAATGACCAGCGGAAACCTGatatcttttattatttatgaatTTGTCTTGGGAGATTGCATGGAG TCTGTTGGTTCCGTCTACAGCGGATTAATGCAGGGAGTAGGAGCTGCTGAGAAAGTGTTTGAGTTTATAGATCGCAAGCCGACGATGGTGAACGATGGAACCCTGGCCCCAGACCATGTGGAGGGTAAAGTGGAGTTCAGAAATGTTACTTTTTCCTATGCTACCCGGTCTGCAACACAAGTCCTACAG AATGTGTCTTTCACCCTCTATCCTGGCAAAGTGACGGCGCTTGTGGGTCCGTCGGGCAGTGGAAAGAGCTCCTGCGTCAATATTCTGGAGAATTTCTACCCTCTTCAAGATGGGCAGGTCCTGCTGGACGGGCAGCCTGTTAACATGTATGATCACAAGTACCTGCACTCAGTG ATCTCTTTGGTGAGCCAAGAGCCAGTGTTGTTTGCTCGATCTATTGAGGAAAATATTTCGTACGGGTTAACTTCAGTCTCGTTTGAGTCAGTTGTCCAAGCTGCTCAGAAGGCCAATGCACATGCATTTATCACAGAGTTGCAAGATGGCTACAATACAG